acacaggcagaaggagaggcaagctccctgcagagagcccaatgtgagactcaatcccaggaccccaggatcaggccctgagctgaaggcagatgcttaactgctgagccacccaggtgtccctaactgtGGAGAATTGAAATACCAGGTAATCTGTATGCATATAAGGTGGAACAGTATGCTGGAACATATGCATATAAGGAACAGTATGCATATAAGGTGCCCGAAGCAGCCACCTCCACCTGAGGCAGTTGAGAAGAACTCCCCCTGGCAAAGCTGAGCAGAGGCTTGAAGGACGAGGGAGTTCTTCAGGGGGAAACAGaagtgttctaggcagagggaacagtatcTGCAAATGTGTGGAGCTGTGGGACCTGTTGCTGGCTCAGGAACCCTGAACAGATCCTGTGGTGGAAGCTTGGAAGACTGATGGAACACGGAACAGTCTTACTTGTTCACAGACGATCTGATCCTTCTGTCCCGGTGGAATGTAAGCAGCATGAGGGCAGGAAATTTGTCTGCTTTATTCCCTGCTGGAGGCCCCCAGAGCCTAGATGAGATATGCTGCTAATGaacaaagggaagagaggaggggccCAGAGTGGATGAGGTTGACAGCCAAGCATTTGGACTTTGTTCTTGGGAGCTTAAAATTGAAAAGGTACAAGATCTGAGGTGGGTGGGAAGAAATCACTTTGAAGGTTGGGAGACTTGAAGAGATGGGCCAGTCTGAAGCTGGAGCACTGTCAATTAAAATGAGTggggtagggcagccccggtggctcagcggtttagcgccgccttcagcccggagcgtgatcctggagacctgggatccagccccacgtcgggctccctgcgtggagcctgcttgtgtctctgcctctctgtctctctctctgtgcctctcatgaatacataacacaaaatctttaaaaaaaaaccacacacacacacacacacacataaaacgaGTGGGGCAAAGTTgtgagaggggggaaaaaaaaggaagaatgcaaTACAATTGACAACATCCCCCTAAGGCAGGTGTTTTCCGGTTCTACTGGGGAGTAAATGGGTTCCGCGAGGCTCGGTGACTTGACCAAAATCCCACAGCACAGCACGTTGGTGGTGCAGCCTGGCTGTCGGTCTTCCCGTTGCAGCGCCGCAGGACCCGGCACAGGATGAGGACCCGACCCGGGCAGGTGGCAGCGGGAAACCGCCTTTTCGGTTCAGCAATGGCGGGAAAGCCTGGCGGACCGCGGCTAGGAGGGGGCGGTGGCCGCCGAGGGTCCCGCGGGGGCAGAGCCGCGGGGAGGAGGAATCTGGGCCTCGGCGGCCGCCGTAGCGGCGCCGCTGGAATCCCCATGGCAACGGCCTGAAGCAGCGGGAGCTCCTGGGCGGTGCGGCCGCCGCGGCCCATTGGACGAGCGCGGCGCGGAATCCGCGAACTGGCCGTGGCCAGGAGAGAGCAGGTGCTGGGGACGGGCCGCTGGAGGAAGCCGGGGTGCGGGGACAGCCAGGGGTGCGGCCAGGGTCAGCCTGGGGCCTGCGAGGGGGACGCCGCCCTGCATCCCCGGACCTCCCATCCCCACTGTCCTGACCAGGAACCAGCGTtcggcctcagtttctccaaacGGGaaatgggggcgggggaggagagTGGACACCCCAGTTCACCCCTCTCAGCCTCTGAGACCCAGGACTTTCCTCTGCAGCTCCTGGACTGACTGGCCCTGTCCTGACCCATGGACGTGAGTTCTAGGCCCCCTTACCCTTTTCAAGAGCGGCCCCCTTAGGGCCTTAGATTCGCCCTGCCTTGAGCCTGAACCGGAGGGGGGGGGCTGGTTATCCAACCTAGACCCTTGGAGCGCAGGACCAGAGATGTGAGAGCGCCAGGCATAGACATCACACGGAGAGCACATTCCCACTCTTCCAGGGAAGATGAGAAGCTTGCCAAGTCATCAAGGAGAAGAGGCATCCCAGGCTGAGGGAACAGAGGGTGGGCTTTGGAGGAGCTGCTAGGACTTTAATATGGCTGGAGTatagaggaggaggggggagaggtaGGCAGGGCTAGATTGGGGCTTTGTCACCGAGATAAGAAGTTTGGACTGAGTCAGTGGGAGCCATGATGGATTGTAAAAAAGGGCAGGATACACAGCACAGCTAGTGTGGAAAGGGGCAAAATTGCAGGTTGGAAGATATCTAGGGGCCAGTAATGTGGCCTGAGGGATGGCAACGTGGTGCAGAGGAATCAGAGATGATAGATATGTATGGAGAAGCATTCTGAGCGGAAGATCAACAAGTCTTGGAAAGTTCTCCAATGACCAACAGGTACTGATGGTCCTGAAATGGGGATGACAGGGAAAAGTCACATTTGGGGAATAGGATAGTGTAATCCTAATGACTCTCTACCCCCCATTTGGTGGCTGCTCCTCCCCTCTCATCTCAGACACCTCTGCTGTCCCCCTTGGTATTTCTGTGTTCCTGGTCCCGtggcccctcccacctccttgTCACCCCTTCCTCCTGTGCTTGTCCAGGCCTCCTCTAGCCCGTGGAATCCAACCCCGGCTTCCGTCAGCAGTCCTTCCTTGCTGCTCCCCATCCCTGCCATCGTGTTCATCGCTGTGGGCATCTATTTGTTGCTGCTCGGCGTAGTGCTGCTGATTAGGCACTGCCTGCTGGTGAGGGGCCTGGTGGAGGCCGAAGGGTGGGCTCTGGGGAAGAGGAACCGGTCAGTCAGTGCCCTCATCTGCAGGTCCTTACCCTGAGGCTCCTCTGCTATTTGTCCCTGCATCTCTCCCTTTCAAGGTCCCTCCTTTCCCCCCTCTCCCTGGCTCAGATCCCACGCCTTTTCTTCTCCTAGGCCCAGGGCTGCTGCATAGATTGCAGCTCCCCCTGCAGGAAGCAAGGCGCCTCCAGGCCTCAGGACTGTTGCTGGACCTGTGCAGAAGCCTGTGATTTCCCTCTGCCTAGCCCAGCCCACTGCCTGGATGcctgctgcccccagcccaccGAAGCTGTGAGTTCTCCTCCCAGCCCTGACCCCCTGAACCCTGACCTGGACACTCTCCGCACATTCTTTTGTTGGTGGTGTTCAACAACACTGattgctgagcacctactctggGCTGGGCCCAGTTCCAGAGGACTGGGTTGGTTGGAGACAGCCAAAGACAGCATAAActtggagagaagaaaacagggtGGCAGCTGGGCCGGGTGTGTAACATGGAGGGCATACAATGGCTTCTGAAAATGGtggttaaaagagaaaacaacccTGCACAGAGCTCCTTCTGTTCACTGAGTGAGTACTACACCCCAGATCCTGTGCTGCTTTATCGTCATTATCATTTACTCAACAACCCTGAGAgctgggtatttttaaaaacatatatatgtatatatgtttttaaaaagcaaactatatatacatacatatatgtatatgtgtatatatatgtatatatatacacatagtttTGAGTATGAAAAGCATTTGTTAAGTGTGCATGTAGAAATAcacagaaggggatccctgggtggctcagcggtttagcacctgcctttggcccagggcatgatcctggagtcctcgggatcgagtcccacgtcaggctccctgcatggagcctgcttctccctccccctgtgtctcttccccaccccccctgtctatcataaataaatcttaaaaaaaaaaaagaaaagaaacagaaagtgcCAGTCACCGTATAAAGCAGCCATGTAATCAAGGCTGCCGCATTTTCTGTGTGTCCCCAGTATACTAACATAGAGTACTATCACTGCTGTGTTATATACCATTGTTTGGCAATGATGGGGTCATACCATGAATACTATTTCATCACTTCTGCTACTTGTCCTCTTTGACTTGACATCACACCTTGGCCACCTCTCCATGCCTATGTATGTAGATAGGTAAGTATTTTTATCCTCCTTTTTCAGGGGGAGGAGTTGGCTGAGGGAGCTTCAGTCACTTCTGCAATGTTACATAGTAGAGTCTTGCACAGAAATTGCTCCATTGTGTGTCGAAACAGATTCCTCAGGGAGAAGCCTGGCTCCCAGAGAACAggccatttttgcttttgtgggtTTAAAGATGTTAAATGTAATTGACCACCTTCCTATTTTGGGCTCCAAGCTAGACAGCAAAGTTCTTACCCTTGAAGTTGTGACCTTCCCCAGGAAGAAAAAGGGAGGTAAAAGATGAAGCAAATTCATAATTTAGATTGACTGTAGTTGGTCAAATTCCCAGGAGATGTTGTGAGTTTTGAAGTAAATTATGGGGCAAGGGACTCtcctcttacaaaaaaaaaaaaaaagtttctggttTCCTAGGGGTAGCTGGGAAAGGGATCCCAGGCCTGAGGCTAAGGGGGCAAAGGGGAAAACAAAGATGGCCCTGGGTCCTAAACACTGCCTGTTTTATAGGAAATGCTCAGTTACAAAGTGATTTCTGGCCCCTATTGGGGGTGTGCTGCCCCTTGCCCCTTCTGTTGGTCAGGGCCTCCCTTGGTCAGGGTGAGGATGGAGTGAGGTGCAGTGAGTTCCAGACCTGGAGACCTCAGAGCCTGATCTACGTGGCCTCTGCCAGAGCCAGGAAGGAAGGATTCTAGAATggcacagggcagggcagagTCATTCTGTCCTTGAGCTGTCTTTGCATAAAGTACTGTAAAGTGACtgttcttcagtttccttataGTAACAGTAACAACCACAATTATGACAAAGCTCTTGCCAACTTTACAGCTGTGAGAAACGGACTTCAAATCCAGAGGCTGGAGTGTCTTACCTGAGGCTCAGGCTGGGACTTAAACCCAGGTTTCTCTTCCCCTCTGGGGGAGACACCTGCCTGCTTTGCCTTTTTCACCAAGCATGTGGCAAGGATCTCATTCACTTGTTCACGCATTTCTTCACCTACCAAAGATCTGTGGAGTCACAGTtgaggcactgtgctaggccctAGGGGCTCTGCGAAACAAGGTGGACACAGTCCCAACCCACACGGGGCTTCTACTGTGCAgcgaaggaagagaggaggaaataGGCAGTTAGGCTAGAGCATGAGAAATGTAATGATACATAGTATGATGGTTGGTTCTCAGCCATGTGTGTGATCAGAGGCACAGATGAGACAGATGCAAAGCCCAGCATCCACGCCCCACACCCCAGTAGGTGTGGGATGGGATTGGAGTCTatgaatttttaacaagttcttGTGTGATTCTGTTGTACGCCAGGGTTAAGAACTACTGTTGGTTGGAGGTGGCAGCCGggtcagggggcagggggcacagagaGCTGTGGCAAGAATCACTGCCTTTTCTTGAGTGCTCACTGTGTCCTAGACATTGTGCTGGGTTCCTTTCCCTGATTCCCCACTGTGAGCTTCTGATGCTGGCATTCTGTTTCAGAGCTGACCAAATAGGTTAAAAATGTGAGTTAGCAAACCTGGGCCTGAGCCTGATTCAAATCTGGGCCTGAGCTCTAACCACCAGAGATGGCCAGCCATCACAAAATCACAGTGAAAGGAATCAAAGCAGAACCTGCAGAGCCTAGAGAGACACAAGGGTTGAGAGGCTTGTGGCATTCTTGTTTATGTACTGAAGTAGCAAATTCCTTCTAGAAGCTACATGGCTGCTTGTGAGAGTCAAGACATCCATTAGACAATTATTAATGACTAGTGGACAGAGCCCAGAAATGCTTTTAATACCCTCTCCTTTGAGGTGAAGGCGGCAGAGCCTCTTTCAGCCACCAGTGCTGTGCACAGAATGACCGTGTGGTCCTCCAAAAACCCCCAGAGCCCACTTCATCCCAAACTGGGACtccccagggacccccccccccccaaaccaccCCTTCATTAGATGCAAGAAAACCACTTCACTCTCCCTTCCACCATGGCTTCTAGCCTCCTCCTTGACATACAGTTCTGCTGGCAGCAGCCAGCCCAGTTCAGACCCCGGTCCCTGCAGCCAGCAGATCCCTTCCCCTCACTGGAGCCCCTAGTGATATCTGATCTTACCAGTCATCTGACACTGCACCCCCAAACCTCAGCTGTTTCAAAGGTCATTCCCCTATTCCTGGCTTGGCCTGGCATCTGATTGAACTGTGCAACTGTGACTGTCACTAGCTCTGCCGCAGGCCTCAAGGAGCCAACTGCCTGTCACATCCTGGGTGTGGCCCACTTCGGCCACTTGGCCTGACTCCAGTCCATGCGTTAAGCAGTCACAGATCACCCCAGTCACCAGGCAGGAGAGGAGTAGGCTGAAATAGACCAGTTCTTCCTTCTTGTCACTAGGGACATGCTGTCCTATTCCCCAAGAGACAAACTCTTCTGTTTCCCCTGGGAGCTGAGAagtcctcttctttcttctttgcccAAAGAGGGGGAAATGATTTTCATTCATCCACTCGTTCAACATTCATTTCTATCTCGCATACCTGTTGAGCACAAGTCCCCATGCTAGCTCATTGGTGACATGAGATGAACTGTCCCTGTCTCCACAGACCCAGAAAGAAGCTGATATTTCTGGCCTTAGGAGGCAGTGGGGTCGAGGAGGagctccctctctgagcctccatttcctcttttgtaaagaGGCCCCCTGCATAAGATTCTAATAAATAGAAGAGAGGTgactctttaaaacatttttttcagggatccctgggtggcttggcggtttagcacctgcctttggcccagggcgtggtcctggagtcctgggatcgaatcccacatcagggttcctgcatggaacctgcttctccctctacctctctctctctctatgaataaataaaatcttaaaaaaaatttttttaaatctgcaaattaccattttctttttaaaaaagattttatttattcatgagagacacagagggatccctgggtggcgcagtggtttagcgcctgcctttggcccaggacgcgatcctggagacccgggatcaaatcccacattgggctcccagtgcatggagcctgcttctccctctgcctgtgtctctgcctctctctctctctctctctctctctgtgtgactatcataaataaataaaaaataaaaaaaattaaaaaaaaaatgagagacacagagaggcagagacataggcagaaggagaagcagggagcctgatgtgggattcgatcccaggaccccagaattgtgacctgagccgaaggcagacactcaaccactaagccacccaggtgcacctgcaAATTACCATTTTCAAACACAATTGAGATTTTTCAGAATCATTCATGAATACAGGCCATGCCTTGCAGGGAGTAGGTACTCAGAAATGATGGAGATCCTGCAGTTGAGTCTTAGGCCAAGGAAGAAAGCCACAGAACCAGGTTCTTTTCATCATGGATGGAAAATGTGTGTGCACTCCCCCTTGTCTCCTGACTTGGAACTAAATGAGGCCACAAGGATATAGTAGAACCATCTTTGAGCTGAACATTGGGACCTAATGGAACAGGGCTACTTAATCTTTTAGTCCCCTTGCCTATAAAATGGGAAGGGAAGAACCCCTTGGATAATTTCTTCCAGCTCCTGTACTCAGCTGTTTGGAACACTGCTTCCTTGCTGAGTTCTCAACAGCACAGGGAATTGATTTGTTCCCAGGACTGGTAGATGGTACCCTTTGTTCCACTGGGCAAATGGGGCTTTCCAGGCCTCTCTGTTGCCTTCTCCCTTGAGAGGGAAACAGCTTCGGGGACTAGGACTCTGGCCCACCTCCTTCAcccccttctcctttccctcaggGCTGGGCCCCTCGCTGCCCTCGTTGCTGCCCACTCTGTGACTGTGCTTGTGCGTGCCAACTTCCTGACTGCCAGAGCCTCAACTGTCTCTGCTTCGAGATCAAGCTCCGATGAAGATCCAGAGTCCTTGCCCCTTGGAGAGTGgccagcccccggggcccccaagCCCCCATCCCTGATGAGCCTCCAGGCACTTTTCTCCAGGCCACTGGAACCACAGATGGCCTGCTCAGCTCCTCCCCCTGGGAACCAGCAGTGGAGAgcctggctccctgcagagcagggctCAGGGAGCCCTTGGCCAGTTGGACCAAAGCCCCTTTGGAGGGCCAGGAGAGAGAGGGGCTAGTGCTCTGACACgagcctctgcctgcctctcccctccccacataAACTATTATAATTGAACGTGAGGGTGGGAGACACTGCTCACCACTGACCACCTTATGGGACAAACTTCAGCCCTGAGTTTCAGGATATAGGGTACCCCAGCCACACCTTATCCATGGACTCTTGGTTGTTTTGAGGTGAGTGTAGCATCTGTATCTGCTCTCCCACCAAAAGAATGGTCTCTCCAGAATCACAGCTGCCACCCTGAGGGCCTAGAAGGGAGGGAGGTCTGAGGAGAAGGCAGGGAGGCCCACAGATCTGaatctcctttcctcttcttccctccccacagATCTCTGTGCAAAGATTGATTTCTTTTGCCAACTTCTGAGGGCTGGATTTCCAAGGAAATTCTTCTGAAGTACGGTGAGTGGACAGGGCTCCCCATGCCCCCCAAGTAGGGCAGGCCCACggttttctcccccttccctcactTTAGGCCCCATGCTGGCATGAATGTCAGGGGCTTCAGGTTTCCCTAAATATAGGTCCCTGCCAGGGGATCCGTGGCAAGGAAAGGGCAGGGGTCACCGGAGGAGGTTGGGGACATtggctggggggagggcaggagctgCCTTATAACCCAGCCCGGGAGCAGCCTGGCTCACTCGCTGCTGACCAGGCTCTGCCCTCTCCTTCAGCCTCCTCGCAGGTGGGCGCCAGCGGGAcgcagcaggggtggggtggggcgtaAGGGGCCCAGAGTAGGAAGGAGGCCTGGCCCCTAGGACGAGGGGCTCGCGGTGTTGCTGGGGCTGACCAGCTAGGGGCAGATTGGATTCGGAGGGGGAAGCCAGGTCCCAGGGAGACGCTTCCGCGAGGACTCTGGCGCCGCACTCCCAGACTCGCCGGGGCGAGCGGGCGCCGCTGCAGGCCGGTCGGCGCTGGCCCCGGGCGGAGAGCGCGTGCGCAGCGGTGCAGggccggccccggggccccgagCCCGACGGGCGCGGCTGCGGCGCCCACACCCGCGCGGGCCGGCTGCCCGGAACCGCTGCCGCCCGGCCTCCGCCCTCCGCCTGCCCCGCCGCCCTCTCGCGCTCCTCCCCGTGCGGCCGCTCTTCCGCCTGGACTGGTGACCCCGGGAGGGCGGCCCCACGCCCCGGAGCCCCTGAACCGGCTAGCGGAGCCTGCGGGCGAGGCCGGCCGACGCCCGGCCTCCGGGTTCTGTCCCAGCGGGACACTCGCGGCCATCGCGCGGGCCGGAAGCCGGGCTgccccgggccggggcggggggaggctctCGCCCCcgctttccccctccccacctcctccggTGCCCCAAATGGGCTGAGTCACGGCGCCCCAGAACGTGCCAACtgggggggaaagggagagggaggggagggcccagGCGACCCGCAGGATGTGGCCCGAGTCACGTCTTAGGGGGCCGGGGGAGGGATCGTGTTCTCGCCGCGCTGTCCCCGCCCAAGCGCCGCCTCCGGGCTTCGCCGTTCGGGGGCGGCCTCTGCACTGTTCCTCGCCTGCAATTGGACGCCAGGGCGCCTCCGGCCCCCTTCAAGGGAAAAAACCCGGCGGAGGCTGGCGCGGTGCCTTTATAAGGCCCGGCaccgcctccctcctccccgccccctgcgccgCCCCCCCGGGAGCTGAATAGGCTGCGTTCCTCCTGGAACGCGCCGCAGAACCGGGGTCCTGGTGACGGCGCCGCGTTCGCTCCCTCAGTCCGCCCGCCGGCCCGCCGCCCTCCACCGCCGCCCTCCACCGCCGCCCTCcaccgccgcgccgcgccgcgccgcgccaaCCCGCCCCCTCCCGCGCCAGGTGAGCGCCCCTTGCCACGTGCGAAGGTCAGGGACCATGGAGAAGGATCCTGGGGGACCGTCGGCAGTCGgaagccctccccgcccccacccccattcccagcATCTCCCacgccccaccaccacccacatgCTCCAGTCCCGACTCCGCAGCCCCCTCCGGCTTGAGTTCCCCGGGTTTGCTGCGCAGTGCCGCGGCTCCGCGCGCTGAGTCATGGCGGGGGAGGAAGCAGGACGAAATGAAGGGCcgttcttcctctcctcttcttgctGAGACCCCAGGTGCAAAGCGTTATGACCCCTTTGCCTCTGCGGGGATCCTAAGAGGCCGCGAGGGGTGGGGGCCGGTTCTTATAGTGCTTTAGGGTTTCCGAAAGCGTGGTTGGTCTCTGCCCTGGGAGGTGGGCGACCCCGGCGAGGAGGGGGAAACCCCTAGGAGGCGCCTGATGACCCGTTAACACTTTCCGTGTCTTTCCTTATCGGGTGACCTTGATTGTGAGCCTGGAGCAGCTGCAGCCGTGCGAAAAGACGGGAGCATTTtcaggggaaggggtggggcgCTTGCCTCTCTACAATTCTCTTAACCCTGTATGAGCAGTGAGATCGGCAAACCTTACCCCTTTCCGCCACCTCCGGCTGGGCTTCCTCTGCTTCCCTTTCCTGGGCTTCTGATTACATTTCTGCCCTTTTTTCTAACACCCTCCCTCAAACCTGGGGGGAGAAACTTGACCTTGGGATGTCCTTGAGGCCTTCAAGCCTGGGCCAGCCCTGGGATCTTGGGTGGGTTGAAAGGCCCTGGTGGTCAGAAGATCTGGGTTCTAATCTCAGCTCTGGCCCTTCTGCTGTGGGACTCGAAGCACAGAACTTTCCCTCATCTCGGTCCTTGGGTTGGGCCCTCTGCCTGCCTACCACCTCTAAATTCTAAACTACTCTGGTTCGGTTCTGCTTCTAGGCAAGGTGACCCCAT
The genomic region above belongs to Vulpes lagopus strain Blue_001 chromosome 3, ASM1834538v1, whole genome shotgun sequence and contains:
- the LOC121486551 gene encoding uncharaterized LOC112694756 homolog isoform X2, with translation MDAQGCCIDCSSPCRKQGASRPQDCCWTCAEACDFPLPSPAHCLDACCPQPTEAGWAPRCPRCCPLCDCACACQLPDCQSLNCLCFEIKLR
- the LOC121486551 gene encoding uncharaterized LOC112694756 homolog isoform X1 translates to MDASSSPWNPTPASVSSPSLLLPIPAIVFIAVGIYLLLLGVVLLIRHCLLAQGCCIDCSSPCRKQGASRPQDCCWTCAEACDFPLPSPAHCLDACCPQPTEAGWAPRCPRCCPLCDCACACQLPDCQSLNCLCFEIKLR